The following proteins are encoded in a genomic region of Drosophila miranda strain MSH22 chromosome 4, D.miranda_PacBio2.1, whole genome shotgun sequence:
- the LOC108161226 gene encoding glutactin has product MHHVSVLPLAVLIVLALHWGAEARVRGRVYDEEKDTIIELPKLGSIQGKILETAWTKREVLQFVDVRYAEPPTGQHRFKAPRPIEPWEDVMDATAEKIGCPSVVSMDSLRKLDDVLDVEDCLTMTITTPNVTAKLPVLVYIHGEYLYEGSNSEAPPDYLLEKDVVLVTPQYRLGPFGFLSTKTDEIPGNAGFLDIFLALQFVKHFIQYFGGDPTRVTVAGQVGGAAIAHLLTLSPMVQRGLFSQVIYHSGSAIMPIFLEEDPRKHAQEIAKKADCQMVTVRDLNTCLMELTGLELLTAFMEHALEKSDLGIGHTGGIQFTIGGPSGVLPKHPYDLMLESNFSYPAMGGCPKNAGTRVLNEIVDNDFEGKIPDDEYNTYDYIDHVIRQVVGTDKTMLLTSFVTHDFFNRQLLENGTFDTLIPRLVDVAGTLNHKLPVLLAMNMNNKHNPDNTFLYSFDYAGEFNRYREMDEETNMQSPFKAGVSLTDEALYLFPYPEHVQRLSPPDVTMAHRMVDLWTNFVISGNPLGSYRSGYWPPMTTLYGPYMKIDETLTIGGNYFNEFSATLRDEDQGHSLIREIYYLRSQSRKRAKAQRKKQLAAATASRMKKLEVRKSLVKRPNRNKIRL; this is encoded by the exons ATGCACCACGTATCTGTGCTACCACTCGCCGTCCTCATCGTCCTGGCCCTCCACTGGGGCGCGGAGGCACGCGTCCGCGGCAGGGTCTACGACGAGGAGAAAGACACCATCATTGAGCTACCAAAGCTGGGCAGTATCCAGGGAAAAATCCTAGAGACTGCCTGGACCAAGCGCGAGGTGCTGCAGTTTGTCGATGTCAGATACGCCGAGCCCCCGACGGGGCAGCATCGATTCAAG GCCCCGCGCCCGATAGAGCCTTGGGAAGATGTAATGGATGCTACAGCGGAAAAGATTGGATGTCCCTCGGTGGTGTCGATGGACTCGCTGCGCAAGCTGGACGATGTGCTGGACGTTGAGGATTGCCTAACGATGACCATCACTACGCCGAATGTGACTGCGAAGCTGCCCGTTCTTGTCTACATACACGGCGAGTATCTGTACGAGGGCAGCAACTCCGAAGCGCCGCCAGACTATCTGCTCGAGAAGGATGTGGTGCTGGTGACGCCGCAGTACCGACTGGGACCCTTTGGGTTCCTCTCCACCAAAACAGACGAAATACCAGGAAACGCTGGCTTTCTGGACATCTTCCTTGCCCTGCAGTTTGTCAAGCACTTCATCCAGTACTTTGGCGGCGATCCGACGCGTGTCACTGTCGCGGGACAGGTGGGTGGGGCAGCCATTGCACATCTGCTCACCCTCTCGCCGATGGTGCAGCGGGGTCTCTTCAGCCAGGTGATCTACCACTCGGGCTCGGCCATCATGCCCATCTTCCTCGAGGAGGATCCACGCAAGCATGCCCAGGAGATAGCCAAGAAGGCTGACTGCCAGATGGTGACGGTGCGGGACCTGAACACTTGCCTCATGGAACTCACGGGCCTGGAGCTGCTCACCGCTTTCATGGAACATGCG CTCGAGAAATCTGACCTGGGCATTGGCCACACGGGCGGCATACAGTTCACCATTGGTGGGCCGAGTGGCGTGCTGCCCAAACACCCCTACGATCTCATGTTGGAGTCCAATTTCTCGTATCCGGCCATGGGCGGCTGTCCGAAAAATGCCGGCACTCGAGTCCTCAACGAGATCGTAGACAACGACTTCGAGGGAAAGATCCCGGACGATGAGTACAATACCTACGACTACATCGATCATGTGATACGGCAGGTAGTGGGCACTGATAAGACCATGCTGCTCACCAGCTTCGTCACGCACGACTTTTTCAACCGCCAGCTCCTGGAGAACGGAACTTTCGACACCCTGATTCCCAGGCTAGTCGAT GTGGCTGGAACCCTGAATCACAAGCTGCCCGTGTTGCTGGCAATGAATATGAACAACAAACATAATCCGGACAACACGTTCCTCTACTCCTTCGACTACGCGGGCGAGTTCAATAGGTATCGCGAGATGGACGAGGAGACGAACATGCAGAGTCCGTTCAAGGCGGGCGTCTCGCTGACCGACGAGGCCCTCTACCTCTTTCCTTATCCCGAGCATGTGCAGCGCCTCAGTCCGCCGGACGTGACGATGGCCCACCGTATGGTCGACCTGTGGACAAACTTTGTGATCAGCGGCAATCCCCTGGGCTCCTATCGGTCCGGCTATTGGCCGCCAATGACCACGCTATACGGCCCGTACATGAAGATTGACGAGACGCTGACAATTGGAGGCAACTATTTCAATGAGTTCTCCGCCACGCTGCGCGACGAGGATCAGGGCCACAGTCTGATACGCGAAATCTACTACCTCcgcagccaaagccggaagaGGGCCAAAGCCCAGCGGAAAAAGCAGTTGGCTGCGGCAACTGCCAGTAGGATGAAGAAGCTTGAGGTTCGCAAGAGTCTGGTGAAGCGGCCAAATCGCAACAAGATACGGCTATAA
- the LOC108162446 gene encoding glutactin, with product MQPLLSWVQLLALALCVCQICALQTRPRTDDIDYELSEENEGSFTPQPLRPPPWQETPQPQEAPQEARVQVPGVGDIVGIRGYKTISNRPINAFLGVRYAQVGGGLGRFQQARPVPFQGRVDATTASPNCAQFPELQRLQTAEARGENVDDCLTLNIYAPEGARDLPVLVFVHGEMLFDGGAEEAQPDYVLENEIVLVSINYRLAPFGFLSALSEQLPGNVALSDIHLALEWLQRNLPYFGGNSGKVTLVGQAGGATLVHALSLSGRATNLFQQLILQSGTALNPYLIDERPLETLDTFARLARCPNAGRSLAPLYDCLSRLPTSQVVSAFEQLFQQNEARGLSFLGGFKLVVGDPLGYLPEHPAALAANSANSTVPMIVGAAKDASAFILSRFYDQIQRVQSQNVSDFINVVLRHTAPPSQHQLWLDWARREIFSQEHDRTASAYSVSQGLLELSNMILYRAPVIYSIRLSHKKSPVYLYTFDYRGEYHRFGHLDNPLPFGVDASLSDDSVYLFPYPPEASRLNPVDKSLSRALVTMWVNFAVTGIPNQNPGVWPKATSEYGPFLRFTNSRQNMLELDPHFGDGLYAPNLYGSYFNTTNSTTTATTTTTTTTTRRPYVYNPYPSWQQSPYGYNTTTTTLTTTTTTRRPTYAYNPYANWQQNRQPQPPQAFPRRPTDPAYERAQEIRRQQVIREQQEREQRLREQREREQQQQENQRREEEEREKQRLQEQREQEAQRELEKRYQMQREKLQREQLQREQQEREQREQEARDEWERNREPAQVNPEEQLEQREREQREWEQREREQREREQREREQPFQPAEQDERELDDREQQEREEQQRQQILEEQRRYYEERQRELQQLEQEQREQQAREQQELQEQQQREQEQREQEEREQQEREQQQREQMEGGHQPYEPNQPEEDQESSRRPYPSYEDYLRRDDEEEPANFEPDSEQSSNRNYSEEQEREQQQREQLYREQQERERQSHNPTDDEEDQQDRRQPYQTYEEYLRANAEAEAAVAAAAAAAQEQTDPENDPSAYENYEDYIRAQEKRQEAEERDRAVQEGWEDSRPEYPGYRQFVSNHHNLPQNAKQLRRQQRPKL from the exons ATGCAGCCGTTGCTTTCCTGGGTCCAGCTCCTGGCGTTGGCACTCTGCGTATGCCAGATCTGCGCCCTCCAGACCAGGCCTAGGACTGATGATATCGACTATGAATTAAGCGAGGAGAACGAGGGTTCGTTTACTCCTCAACCACTAAGGCCGCCACCGTGGCAGGAGACTCCCCAGCCTCAGGAGGCACCACAGGAAGCGCGTGTGCAAGTTCCCGGAGTGGGAGATATAGTCGGTATACGCGGCTACAAGACGATCTCGAATAGGCCCATCAATGCATTCCTTGGCGTGCGTTACGCTCAAGTGGGAGGCGGCCTGGGACGTTTCCAGCAGGCCAGGCCAGTGCCCTTCCAGGGGAGAGTGGACGCCACCACAGCCAGTCCGAATTGCGCCCAATTTCCGGAGTTGCAGCGACTGCAAACGGCCGAGGCACGGGGAGAGAACGTTGACGACTGCCTGACCCTCAACATCTACGCCCCAGAGGGGGCACGCGATCTGCCCGTCCTGGTCTTTGTGCACGGCGAGATGCTGTTCGACGGCGGTGCCGAGGAGGCCCAGCCAGACTACGTGCTGGAGAACGAAATTGTCCTAGTTTCGATCAACTATCGCCTGGCGCCCTTCGGGTTTCTCAGCGCCCTCAGTGAGCAACTGCCTGGCAACGTGGCACTCTCAGACATCCACCTGGCGTTGGAGTGGCTGCAGCGCAACCTTCCCTACTTTGGCGGAAACTCCGGAAAAGTGACCTTAGTGGGTCAGGCCGGCGGCGCCACTCTCGTTCATGCCCTCAGCCTCAGCGGTCGGGCAACGAACCTCTTCCAGCAGCTCATCCTCCAGTCTGGCACGGCACTGAACCCCTACCTGATCGACGAACGTCCTCTGGAAACTCTGGACACGTTCGCACGCCTCGCCCGCTGTCCAAATGCCGGCCGAAGTCTGGCACCGCTCTACGACTGCCTCAGCCGTCTGCCCACCTCCCAAGTGGTCAGCGCATTCGAGCAGCTGTTCCAACAGAACGAGGCCCGCGGCCTCAGCTTCCTGGGCGGTTTCAAGCTGGTGGTGGGCGATCCCCTGGGCTACCTTCCCGAGCATCCTGCCGCACTGGCGGCCAACTCGGCCAACAGCACGGTTCCCATGATTGTGGGAGCCGCCAAAGATGCCAGCGCCTTTATACTATCAC GCTTCTACGACCAGATACAGCGCGTGCAATCGCAGAATGTGAGCGACTTCATCAACGTGGTCCTGCGCCACACGGCGCCTCCAAGCCAACACCAACTGTGGCTGGATTGGGCGCGTCGCGAGATCTTTTCGCAGGAGCACGATCGCACGGCCAGTGCATACAGTGTGTCTCAGGGTCTGTTGGAATTGAGCAACATGATCCTGTATCGGGCACCCGTCATCTACTCCATCCGGCTCTCGCACAAAAAGAGTCCCGTCTATTTGTACACCTTTGACTATCGCGGCGAGTATCATCGGTTCGGCCACTTGGACAATCCGCTACCCTTTGGTGTGGACGCTTCCCTGAGCGACGATAGCGTGTATCTGTTTCCGTACCCGCCGGAGGCCAGCCGCCTGAATCCGGTGGACAAGTCGCTGTCTCGCGCACTGGTTACCATGTGGGTGAACTTTGCCGTTACGGGCATACCCAACCAAAATCCTGGTGTCTGGCCCAAGGCCACTTCCGAGTACGGTCCTTTCCTGCGCTTCACCAACTCGAGGCAGAACATGCTGGAGCTGGACCCACATTTCGGTGACGGACTTTACGCTCCGAATCTCTATGGGTCGTACTTCAATACAACCAATAGCACAACAACAGCTACAACGACGACCACAACAACGACGACCAGACGTCCGTATGTCTACAACCCGTATCCTAGCTGGCAGCAAAGCCCCTATGGGTACAACACAACAACCACAACtttgacgacgacgacgactaccAGGCGTCCAACGTATGCGTACAATCCTTATGCTAATTGGCAGCAAAACCGACAGCCCCAACCGCCTCAGGCCTTTCCAAGGAGGCCAACGGATCCTGCATACGAAAGAGCTCAGGAAATCAGGCGGCAACAGGTGATCCGGGAGCAGCAAGAGCGAGAGCAGAGGTTGCGTGAACAGCGCGAAAgagagcagcaacagcaagagAATCAGCGTCGCGAAGAGGAGGAACGAGAGAAGCAGCGTCTGCAAGAGCAGCGAGAGCAGGAAGCCCAGCGAGAATTGGAAAAGCGCTACCAGATGCAGAGAGAGAAACTCCAGCGAGAACAGCTGCAGCGAGAGCAGCAAGAAAGGGAACAGCGTGAACAGGAGGCAAGGGATGAATGGGAGCGAAACCGAGAGCCAGCGCAAGTAAATCCGGAGGAGCAATTAGAGCAGCGTGAGCGGGAGCAGCGTGAGTGGGAGCAGCGTGAACGGGAGCAGCGTGAGCGGGAGCAGCGTGAGCGGGAGCAGCCATTCCAGCCAGCGGAACAAGACGAGCGCGAACTGGACGATAGGGAGCAACAAGAAAGAGAAGaacagcagcgacagcaaATACTGGAAGAACAACGTCGTTACTACGAGGAGCGTCAGCGAGAACTGCAACAGCTAGAGCAGGAACAGCGAGAGCAACAAGCCAGAGAGCAGCAGGAGCtgcaagagcagcagcagcgcgaACAAGAGCAACGAGAGCAGGAAGAGAGGGAGCAACAGGAgcgagaacagcagcagcgagaGCAAATGGAGGGTGGACATCAGCCTTACGAGCCAAATCAGCCGGAGGAAGATCAAGAAAGCTCTCGCAGGCCCTATCCAAGCTACGAGGACTACTTGCGAAGAGACGATGAAGAAGAACCAGCCAACTTTGAACCCGATAGCGAACAAAGCTCAAACCGAAACTATTCCGAGGAGCAAGAACGAGAGCAACAGCAACGTGAGCAACTGTATCGTGAACAACAGGAGCGGGAGCGGCAGTCCCACAACCCAACTGATGATGAGGAAGATCAGCAGGACCGTCGGCAACCTTACCAAACCTACGAGGAGTATTTGAGAGCCAATGCAGAAGCTgaagcggcagtggcagcagcagcagcagcagctcagGAGCAGACTGATCCCGAGAATGATCCCAGCGCTTACGAAAACTACGAAGATTACATTAGGGCGCAGGAGAAACGTCAGGAGGCAGAGGAGCGAGATCGGGCTGTTCAGGAGGGCTGGGAGGACTCTCGCCCAGAATACCCAGGTTACCGACAGTTTGTTAGCAATCATCACAACTTGCCGCAGAACGCTAAGCAGCTGCGCAGACAGCAGCGACCCAAGCTGTAG